A genome region from Panthera uncia isolate 11264 chromosome A3 unlocalized genomic scaffold, Puncia_PCG_1.0 HiC_scaffold_11, whole genome shotgun sequence includes the following:
- the LOC125937097 gene encoding cytochrome P450 26B1: protein MLFEGLELVSALATLAACLVSVTLLLAVSQQLWQLRWAATRDKSCKLPIPKGSMGFPLIGETGHWLLQGSGFQSSRREKYGNVFKTHLLGRPLIRVTGAENVRKILMGEHHLVSTEWPRSTRMLLGPNTVANSIGDIHRNKRKVFSKIFSHEALQNYLPKIQLVIQDTLRAWSSCPEAINVYQEAQKLTFRMAIRVLLGFSIPEEDLGHLFEVYQQFVENVFSLPVDLPFSGYRRGIQARQILQKGLEKAIREKLQCTQGKDYSDALDILIESSKEHGKEMTMQELKDGTLELIFAAYATTASASTSLIMQLLKHPAVLEKLREELRAQGILHSGGCPCEGTLRLDTLSGLHYLDCVIKEVMRLFTPISGGYRTVLQTFELDGFQIPKGWSVMYSIRDTHDTAPVFKDVNVFDPDRFGQARSEDKDGRFHYLPFGGGVRTCLGKHLAKLFLKVLAVELASTSRFELATRTFPRITLVPVLHPVDGLSVKFFGLDSNQNKILPETEAMLSATV, encoded by the exons ATGCTCTTTGAGGGCTTGGAGCTGGTGTCGGCGCTGGCCACCCTCGCCGCGTGCCTGGTGTCGGTGACGCTGCTGCTGGCCGTGTCGCAGCAGCTGTGGCAGCTGCGCTGGGCTGCCACCCGCGACAAGAGCTGCAAGCTGCCCATCCCCAAGGGCTCCATGGGCTTCCCGCTCATCGGAGAGACCGGCCACTGGCTGCTACAG GGTTCCGGCTTCCAGTCCTCAAGGAGGGAGAAGTATGGCAACGTGTTCAAGACGCACTTGCTGGGGCGGCCGCTGATCCGTGTGACGGGCGCAGAAAACGTGCGCAAGATCCTCATGGGCGAACACCACCTCGTGAGCACTGAGTGGCCACGCAGCACGCGCATGCTGCTGGGCCCAAACACAGTGGCCAACTCCATCGGCGACATCCACCGCAACAAGCGCAAG GTCTTCTCCAAGATCTTCAGTCATGAGGCCCTGCAGAACTACCTGCCTAAGATCCAGCTGGTGATCCAGGACACGCTTCGCGCCTGGAGCAGCTGTCCTGAGGCCATCAACGTGTACCAGGAGGCGCAGAAGCTCACCTTCCGCATGGCCATCCGTGTGCTGCTGGGCTTCAGCATCCCCGAAGAGGACCTTGGCCACCTCTTTGAAGTCTACCAGCAGTTTGTTGAGAACGTCTTCTCCCTGCCTGTCGACTTGCCTTTTAGCGGCTACCGACGG GGCATTCAGGCACGGCAGATCCTGCAGAAGGGCCTAGAAAAGGCGATCCGGGAGAAGCTGCAGTGCACCCAGGGCAAGGACTACTCGGACGCACTGGACATCCTCATTGAAAGCAGCAAGGAGCATGGGAAGGAGATGACCATGCAGGAGCTGAAG GACGGGACCCTGGAGCTGATCTTCGCAGCCTACGCCACCACTGCCAGTGCCAGCACCTCGCTCATCATGCAGCTGCTGAAGCACCCAGCCGTGCTGGAGAAGCTGCGAGAGGAGCTGCGGGCCCAGGGCATCCTGCACAGTGGCGGCTGCCCTTGTGAGGGCACACTGCGCCTCGACACCCTCAGCGGGCTACACTATCTGGACTGTGTCATCAAGGAGGTTATGCGCCTTTTCACACCCATTTCTGGTGGCTACCGTACCGTGCTGCAGACCTTCGAGCTTGAT GGTTTTCAGATTCCCAAAGGCTGGAGTGTCATGTACAGCATCCGGGATACCCACGACACGGCACCTGTGTTCAAAGACGTGAACGTATTCGATCCAGACCGCTTTGGTCAGGCACGGAGTGAAGACAAGGATGGCCGCTTCCATTACCTCCCGTTCGGCGGCGGTGTCCGCACCTGCCTGGGCAAGCATCTGGCCAAGCTGTTCCTGAAGGTGCTGGCGGTGGAGCTGGCTAGCACGAGCCGCTTTGAGCTGGCCACCCGGACCTTCCCCCGCATCACCTTGGTCCCTGTCCTGCACCCCGTGGATGGCCTCAGTGTCAAGTTTTTTGGCCTGGACTCTAACCAGAACAAGATCTTGCCAGAGACGGAGGCCATGCTGAGCGCCACAGTCTAA